A stretch of the Bacillus sp. B-jedd genome encodes the following:
- a CDS encoding flagellar export protein FliJ has translation MKYTFQYQKVLDFKEKQQEIAQQEFGAIKLRQKELEQELEGLETIEDVIFGKYNDVNKKTISEILDIQDDIDHVVKKKRQLQTQTDKIHQEAEFKQQVLLNVSMEAKTWNKWKAKSAAAFQKQQELKEQAMLDEMAVIRYSRKI, from the coding sequence ATGAAATATACCTTTCAATATCAAAAAGTCCTCGATTTTAAAGAAAAACAACAGGAAATTGCCCAACAGGAATTCGGTGCAATTAAACTCCGCCAAAAGGAACTTGAGCAGGAGCTTGAAGGACTGGAAACAATCGAAGATGTGATCTTTGGAAAATACAACGATGTAAACAAGAAAACCATTTCGGAAATTCTCGATATACAGGATGATATCGACCATGTTGTGAAAAAGAAAAGGCAATTGCAAACGCAGACCGATAAAATCCACCAGGAAGCAGAGTTTAAGCAGCAGGTGCTTTTAAATGTTTCGATGGAAGCAAAAACATGGAATAAGTGGAAAGCGAAATCAGCTGCCGCTTTTCAAAAGCAGCAGGAATTGAAGGAACAGGCCATGCTTGATGAGATGGCTGTCATCCGTTACTCCCGAAAAATATAA
- the fliG gene encoding flagellar motor switch protein FliG, with translation MSTALKLNGKQKAAIMLITMGKEASSKVFKHLDDQEIEKLTLAIAHINKVDSKEKEEVFKEFHEMCIAQDYLAMGGISYAQDVLESALGRDKATKIIQKLTSELQVKPFDFARRIDPMQIYHFLQNEHPQTIALVLAHLEPQQASMILSSLTGDLQSDVARRIALLEQTSPEVIKEVEKILEHNLSASIRQDFTVVGGIESIVNILNGVDRSTEKGILEQLQTRDNDLVEEIKKRMFVFEDIINLDRRAIQRVIQEVNNEDLMLALKAASPEVKNIIFENMSTRMVETFEEEMQYMGPVRVKDVEEAQGRIVSVIRRLEDAGEVVIARGGQDGILL, from the coding sequence GTGTCAACAGCATTAAAGTTGAATGGAAAGCAAAAAGCGGCAATCATGTTGATCACAATGGGAAAAGAGGCTTCCTCGAAAGTCTTTAAACATTTGGATGATCAGGAAATTGAAAAGCTTACGCTTGCCATCGCACATATTAATAAAGTCGATTCTAAGGAAAAAGAGGAAGTCTTTAAAGAATTCCATGAAATGTGCATTGCTCAGGATTACCTGGCCATGGGCGGAATAAGCTACGCCCAGGACGTATTGGAAAGTGCGCTCGGAAGGGATAAAGCAACGAAAATTATCCAAAAGCTGACTTCCGAACTGCAGGTAAAGCCGTTTGATTTTGCCAGGAGAATCGATCCGATGCAGATTTATCATTTTCTGCAAAATGAACACCCTCAGACAATCGCACTTGTACTTGCTCACCTAGAGCCACAGCAAGCATCGATGATTCTGTCTTCGCTTACAGGAGATTTGCAGTCTGATGTCGCGCGCCGGATCGCTTTACTGGAGCAAACATCTCCTGAAGTTATCAAAGAAGTCGAGAAAATTCTCGAACATAACTTGTCAGCATCCATTCGCCAGGACTTCACGGTTGTTGGTGGCATTGAATCGATTGTCAACATCCTGAATGGCGTGGATCGCAGTACCGAGAAGGGAATTCTTGAACAGCTGCAGACAAGAGACAACGATTTGGTTGAAGAAATTAAGAAGAGGATGTTTGTCTTCGAAGATATTATCAATCTTGATCGCAGGGCGATTCAGCGCGTCATCCAGGAAGTTAACAATGAGGATCTCATGCTGGCTCTGAAAGCGGCGAGTCCAGAAGTCAAGAATATTATTTTCGAGAACATGTCCACACGGATGGTCGAAACATTCGAAGAAGAAATGCAATATATGGGACCTGTCAGAGTCAAGGATGTGGAAGAAGCCCAGGGAAGAATTGTGTCTGTCATTCGCCGTCTGGAAGACGCTGGAGAAGTTGTAATTGCCAGAGGTGGACAAGATGGCATCTTACTCTAA
- the fliF gene encoding flagellar basal-body MS-ring/collar protein FliF yields the protein MKGSWRDQIKQSKELFSQYWGAQSSKQKGLVIGTLLFLIIALSAFVFFASRPQYVPLYTGQLSTREVGDIKAELDSQGYKGYKLSENGTMLLVPQKDAADLLVTLASAGYPKDTSINYDIFSQNLSFGATDRQFDILEKEAMQNKLAEVIKHVDGISNAEVILTLPENSVFIRPDEEQAASASVMVEVKPGAKLNAQQVKALYTLVSKSVTNLPVDNITIMNQYSETLSMEDSGDDGAPFDKFEEQRRIQQNIERDIQQNLKSLLGTILGSDKVFVHTFVKMNFDKVKTQENLVKPADDSDKGLVISSEKNSKTFSGTGANPGGVSGMTDTDVPNYPGNNAGGESEYEESQEKLNYEVNRINNEIIKSPYQIEDITINVGVEADPSAPNQLPQGVRDSIQNIASNVVRTALGHPELTQEQIDQRVTIVPHNFAASVATDREPAKNWLWMLAAAGAGLLIVASLIIWIIIRKKRTEEEFPVDLESIVPPKEQEYFAEQDMTVENQLKNLLEQRPEDFAKIVRTWLHEEEA from the coding sequence ATGAAAGGATCATGGAGAGATCAAATCAAACAATCTAAAGAACTTTTTAGCCAGTATTGGGGTGCGCAAAGTTCAAAACAAAAAGGGCTGGTCATTGGAACTCTCTTATTTCTGATAATTGCCTTGTCTGCCTTTGTTTTTTTTGCATCCCGCCCGCAATATGTCCCTCTTTACACAGGGCAGCTGAGTACGAGGGAAGTCGGGGACATTAAAGCGGAACTCGACAGCCAGGGATATAAGGGTTATAAGCTATCGGAAAATGGAACAATGCTGCTTGTACCCCAGAAGGATGCGGCTGATTTACTGGTGACATTGGCCTCAGCCGGTTATCCGAAGGACACAAGCATCAATTACGACATTTTCAGCCAGAACCTTTCCTTTGGGGCTACAGACAGGCAATTTGACATCCTTGAAAAGGAGGCCATGCAAAATAAGCTGGCCGAAGTCATCAAGCATGTGGATGGAATCAGCAATGCAGAGGTTATTCTGACACTTCCCGAGAATTCTGTGTTTATCAGGCCTGATGAAGAACAAGCCGCCAGCGCTTCTGTGATGGTGGAGGTTAAGCCGGGAGCAAAACTAAACGCACAGCAGGTAAAAGCGCTTTATACACTTGTTTCAAAAAGTGTGACCAATCTGCCTGTCGACAATATCACGATTATGAACCAATATAGTGAAACGCTGTCCATGGAGGATTCCGGGGATGATGGCGCGCCTTTTGATAAATTTGAGGAACAACGCAGAATCCAGCAGAACATCGAGCGGGATATTCAGCAGAACCTGAAAAGCTTGCTTGGAACCATTTTGGGAAGCGATAAGGTATTTGTCCATACTTTCGTAAAGATGAATTTCGATAAGGTCAAGACACAGGAAAATCTCGTGAAACCGGCAGATGACAGCGACAAAGGGCTGGTCATCAGTTCCGAGAAAAATTCCAAGACCTTTTCAGGGACGGGGGCCAACCCAGGCGGGGTATCTGGGATGACGGATACGGACGTTCCTAACTATCCAGGAAACAACGCCGGCGGCGAAAGCGAGTACGAGGAGTCCCAGGAAAAGCTTAATTATGAGGTCAACCGGATTAATAATGAAATTATCAAAAGTCCTTATCAAATTGAAGATATAACAATCAATGTTGGCGTGGAGGCCGATCCTTCAGCGCCGAACCAGCTTCCGCAGGGAGTCCGCGACAGCATCCAGAATATCGCTTCTAATGTCGTCCGGACAGCTTTGGGACATCCTGAACTGACCCAGGAACAAATTGACCAGCGCGTGACAATCGTCCCTCACAATTTTGCGGCAAGTGTCGCAACTGATCGTGAACCCGCAAAAAATTGGCTATGGATGCTTGCGGCCGCTGGTGCCGGGCTGCTTATCGTTGCATCGCTCATCATTTGGATCATTATCAGGAAGAAACGGACTGAGGAAGAATTCCCTGTGGATTTGGAATCCATTGTGCCGCCAAAGGAACAAGAGTATTTCGCAGAACAGGATATGACAGTGGAAAACCAATTGAAGAACTTGCTTGAGCAAAGGCCTGAGGACTTTGCAAAAATTGTCAGAACCTGGCTGCATGAAGAGGAGGCCTAG
- the fliP gene encoding flagellar type III secretion system pore protein FliP (The bacterial flagellar biogenesis protein FliP forms a type III secretion system (T3SS)-type pore required for flagellar assembly.), whose product MIKKLAILIPVFMFGLFSASHHASAETLNTILPGIGFDAGSPEKVSNSVSILLLITVLSIAPSILILMTCFTRVLVVLGFVRTALGTQYMPPNQVLIGLAMFLTFFVMGPTFSQINTEALKPYMAGELTQQEALDTAGAPIKEFMAKHTREKDLALFLNYAKLEKPKQINDIPFTAMVPAFAISELKTAFQMGFMIFIPFLVIDMIVASILMSMGMMMLPPVMISLPFKILLFILVDGWHLIVESLLKSF is encoded by the coding sequence ATGATAAAGAAACTAGCCATCCTCATTCCAGTGTTCATGTTTGGACTCTTTTCTGCTTCCCACCATGCAAGCGCGGAAACACTCAATACGATTTTGCCTGGAATAGGATTTGATGCAGGGAGCCCGGAAAAGGTATCAAATAGTGTCAGTATCCTTCTCTTAATAACAGTATTATCAATCGCTCCTTCCATTCTAATATTAATGACCTGCTTTACCAGGGTTCTGGTTGTATTGGGATTTGTCCGCACGGCGCTGGGAACTCAGTATATGCCCCCAAACCAGGTATTGATCGGATTGGCGATGTTTCTGACTTTCTTTGTAATGGGGCCGACTTTTTCGCAAATAAATACAGAGGCGCTCAAGCCTTATATGGCCGGCGAGTTGACCCAACAGGAAGCACTGGATACAGCCGGGGCACCAATCAAGGAATTTATGGCCAAGCATACTCGTGAAAAAGATTTAGCCCTGTTCCTTAATTATGCAAAACTAGAAAAGCCAAAGCAGATAAATGATATTCCTTTTACTGCCATGGTTCCCGCATTCGCGATTAGTGAGCTGAAAACAGCCTTCCAAATGGGCTTTATGATATTCATACCTTTCCTTGTCATAGACATGATTGTCGCGAGTATTCTGATGTCGATGGGGATGATGATGCTGCCGCCGGTCATGATTTCACTTCCCTTCAAAATATTACTGTTCATTTTGGTGGATGGCTGGCATTTAATCGTTGAATCGCTGCTCAAGAGCTTTTAA
- the fliR gene encoding flagellar biosynthetic protein FliR, whose amino-acid sequence MIDLSLWWPFLLVFVRITSFLATAPVFSGRQIPAQQKVAFSIVLSALCAGTLNVPLDSVAMDMLFLLILKEAFAGAALGLAAAIFFYAVQVAGTLIDFQIGFLMANFFDPTFQTNTQLTGRLKNVLAVLILLATNGHHLLIQGLLASFDWIPLDSYIPAWSDGRLASFLLDCTAKMFQAGFMMAAPIMGTLFIVDIALGIISKTVPQMNLIAIFPPIKILLHFAVYLLVLPGLFYLMVKLFETMFTSMSSMMKIMGA is encoded by the coding sequence ATGATTGATCTTTCATTGTGGTGGCCGTTCTTGCTTGTCTTTGTTAGAATTACTTCATTTCTTGCAACCGCGCCTGTATTTTCCGGGCGCCAGATACCTGCACAGCAGAAAGTGGCTTTCAGTATTGTTCTAAGTGCATTATGTGCCGGAACCCTCAATGTTCCTCTTGATTCGGTAGCGATGGACATGCTGTTTCTGCTGATTTTAAAGGAAGCTTTTGCCGGTGCTGCACTCGGTCTGGCCGCTGCGATTTTCTTTTATGCCGTACAGGTAGCGGGTACGTTGATCGATTTTCAAATTGGATTTTTAATGGCAAATTTCTTTGACCCGACTTTTCAGACGAATACTCAATTAACTGGCAGACTGAAGAATGTATTGGCGGTTTTGATTTTGCTGGCGACAAATGGCCATCACTTGCTGATTCAAGGATTGCTTGCAAGTTTTGACTGGATTCCACTGGACAGTTATATACCGGCCTGGAGTGATGGAAGACTGGCGTCTTTCCTGCTGGATTGTACGGCGAAAATGTTCCAGGCAGGCTTCATGATGGCCGCCCCGATCATGGGAACGTTATTTATTGTTGATATTGCGCTTGGAATCATATCCAAAACAGTACCGCAAATGAACTTGATCGCGATTTTTCCGCCTATTAAAATTCTGCTTCACTTTGCAGTGTATTTACTTGTCTTACCGGGATTATTTTACTTGATGGTGAAACTGTTTGAAACAATGTTTACCTCAATGTCTTCAATGATGAAAATTATGGGGGCCTGA
- the fliI gene encoding flagellar protein export ATPase FliI: MRKEASRKMILATENYVRLIRGIDPVRVNGKITQIIGLTIESQGPDVRIGEICSIYPSHSQKPIQAEVVGIRENKVLLMPLGEVRSIGPGCDVVASGKNMVVKAGSQLLGRILDGLGQPLDGKPLPHGLEEVPAYASPPNPLSRPRINSPLGVGVKTIDGLLTMGKGQRMGIFAGSGVGKSTLLGMISRNTTADVNVIALIGERGREVLDFIEQNLGPEGLAKSVVIVATSDQPALIRIKGALTATAIAEYFRDQGKDVLLVMDSVTRFAMAQREIGLAIGEPPTTKGYTPSVFAMLPQLLERSGTGPKGTISAIYTVLVDGDDMNEPIADAVRGILDGHIVLNRAIGGKGIFPAIDVLSSASRVMTEITSKEHLQAAGQFKKLLASYNEAEDLINIGAYKKGSNREIDLALRLKPEMDHFLRQGIYESSNLEEAMNFLLTKFGD; encoded by the coding sequence ATGCGAAAAGAGGCGAGCCGAAAGATGATATTGGCGACTGAGAATTATGTCAGGCTTATCCGCGGGATTGATCCGGTCAGGGTCAACGGAAAAATCACCCAAATTATTGGCCTGACAATCGAGTCCCAGGGGCCGGATGTCCGAATCGGCGAAATATGTTCGATTTATCCTTCACATTCACAAAAACCAATTCAGGCGGAAGTGGTAGGGATAAGGGAAAATAAGGTTCTCCTTATGCCGCTCGGAGAGGTCCGCTCCATCGGGCCAGGCTGTGATGTGGTGGCGAGCGGCAAAAATATGGTTGTCAAAGCGGGCAGCCAATTGCTCGGCAGGATTCTTGACGGTCTGGGGCAGCCGCTCGATGGGAAGCCGCTCCCGCACGGACTCGAAGAAGTCCCCGCCTATGCTTCCCCGCCCAATCCTTTGAGCAGGCCCCGTATAAACTCCCCTTTAGGAGTGGGAGTGAAAACTATTGATGGTTTGCTGACCATGGGCAAAGGCCAGCGGATGGGGATTTTTGCAGGGAGCGGCGTGGGAAAAAGTACGCTGCTTGGGATGATTTCAAGGAACACGACTGCGGATGTCAATGTTATCGCGTTGATTGGAGAACGGGGCAGGGAAGTTCTCGATTTTATTGAACAAAACCTCGGGCCTGAGGGGCTGGCCAAATCGGTAGTCATTGTGGCAACCTCCGATCAGCCCGCGCTTATCCGAATAAAAGGCGCCCTTACAGCCACGGCGATCGCTGAATATTTTCGTGATCAGGGAAAGGATGTTCTCCTGGTTATGGATTCTGTTACCCGATTCGCTATGGCGCAACGAGAAATTGGTCTGGCAATAGGGGAACCGCCAACAACTAAAGGTTACACACCATCCGTATTCGCGATGCTCCCCCAATTGCTTGAACGGTCCGGTACTGGTCCGAAGGGAACAATTTCCGCCATTTATACTGTATTGGTGGATGGCGATGATATGAATGAACCGATTGCCGACGCGGTCCGTGGAATTCTGGATGGGCACATTGTCCTGAACCGGGCAATAGGCGGCAAAGGGATTTTCCCGGCGATCGATGTGCTTAGCAGTGCAAGCCGGGTCATGACAGAAATAACCTCAAAGGAACACCTACAAGCAGCCGGCCAATTTAAGAAGTTGCTCGCTTCTTATAATGAAGCGGAGGATTTGATCAATATTGGGGCTTACAAGAAAGGCTCCAACAGGGAGATAGATTTAGCACTCAGACTAAAGCCGGAGATGGACCACTTTTTACGCCAGGGTATTTATGAAAGCTCTAATCTGGAAGAAGCGATGAACTTCTTACTAACTAAATTTGGAGACTAA
- the fliE gene encoding flagellar hook-basal body complex protein FliE has protein sequence MDISRLNSDFMRVDQNPFQKTEAKQYTSSFANVIKGYLDQVDSTVKDASALSVKAAAGTLENVHDLTIASQKAKLALELTVTVRDKAIESYQEIMRMQM, from the coding sequence ATGGATATTTCACGTTTGAATAGTGACTTTATGAGAGTGGATCAAAATCCCTTTCAAAAAACAGAGGCAAAACAATACACTTCTTCTTTTGCCAATGTTATTAAAGGATATTTAGACCAGGTTGATTCCACAGTGAAAGATGCCTCGGCGCTGTCAGTGAAGGCTGCCGCCGGGACTCTTGAGAATGTGCACGATTTGACAATTGCTTCGCAAAAAGCAAAGCTGGCGCTCGAATTGACGGTGACAGTCCGCGATAAGGCGATTGAGTCTTATCAGGAAATCATGCGAATGCAAATGTAA
- the fliQ gene encoding flagellar biosynthesis protein FliQ yields the protein MTTELTLRIAQETIYTILLVIAPACGVALLVGLLVSIFQATTQIQDQTLAFVPKIIAVFLSILFFGSWMLRNVLDFTQHLLGNLSQFVG from the coding sequence ATGACAACTGAACTTACTCTTAGAATCGCACAAGAGACTATTTATACAATCCTGCTAGTTATCGCTCCTGCTTGTGGAGTGGCGCTGCTGGTTGGCCTTCTGGTCAGTATCTTCCAGGCTACGACTCAAATTCAGGACCAGACTCTTGCATTTGTTCCGAAAATCATCGCTGTATTTCTATCTATTTTATTTTTTGGATCATGGATGCTCCGGAATGTTTTGGACTTTACACAACATTTACTTGGGAATCTTTCGCAGTTTGTCGGCTAG
- a CDS encoding flagellar biosynthetic protein FliO, which yields MKHLLYSFMLLFCLFTYHSPAYAAGNSSSGDSTVYDSIGKGGEKTPAAPPEKMENQSTGLFPLLIKFIGSLALVIALMFVLFKFLFNRNKRLAAGGPVLPLAGHMVGQNRSVQVLLIGQTIYILGVGENINLIRSISKGEEYQQLMESYENQAEGLTSKWPLKDQKMNWNTVFSKYIRKMEQANDKEPHQ from the coding sequence ATGAAACACCTACTTTATTCATTTATGCTCTTATTCTGTTTATTCACCTATCATTCTCCCGCCTATGCTGCCGGGAACTCCTCAAGCGGTGATTCCACCGTCTACGATTCAATCGGAAAAGGAGGAGAAAAAACTCCGGCAGCCCCCCCGGAAAAGATGGAAAACCAATCGACCGGCCTATTTCCTCTACTAATAAAATTCATTGGATCATTGGCATTGGTAATTGCCTTAATGTTTGTTTTGTTCAAATTTCTCTTTAACAGGAACAAACGCTTGGCAGCAGGAGGGCCCGTCCTGCCGCTCGCCGGCCACATGGTAGGCCAAAATCGCTCCGTACAGGTCCTTTTGATTGGCCAAACGATATATATATTAGGAGTGGGTGAAAATATCAATCTTATTCGCTCCATATCAAAAGGAGAAGAATATCAACAGTTAATGGAAAGCTATGAAAACCAGGCGGAGGGCCTTACATCAAAATGGCCTTTGAAAGACCAAAAGATGAACTGGAATACCGTATTTAGCAAGTATATAAGGAAAATGGAACAAGCGAATGATAAGGAGCCGCATCAATGA
- the flhB gene encoding flagellar biosynthesis protein FlhB, which translates to MLIRLDLQLFAGEKTEKATPNKRREARKKGQVAKSQEVSSALMLLLIFSYLMLGGTALIKGIMQIFRHSFHEYMLWDFSISSIELLFTQIVVNAAKIAGPILGVAVLAALLSNFAQVGFMFNPESIKFNLGKLNPIQGAKQIFSMRAIVDLCKSILKMVITSAIVYMIAWPQKEQLLVLGEKNLWDAAAFIGALTLKIGMGIAVALGILAAADYLYQKYEFEKKIKMSKQDIKDEFKKMEGDPFIKGQRRAKQRQMSMNRMMQEIPKADVLITNPTHFAIAIRYDFSTMEAPEVIAKGKDHIALKIKEIAREHKIMTVENKPLARALYASVEIGETIPEELFNAVGEILAYVYFQEGRYKGITT; encoded by the coding sequence ATGCTCATCCGTTTGGACCTGCAGCTATTCGCGGGAGAAAAGACTGAAAAAGCGACACCGAATAAACGCCGTGAAGCCAGAAAAAAAGGCCAGGTGGCAAAGAGCCAGGAAGTTTCTTCCGCTTTAATGCTCCTTTTGATTTTCTCCTATTTGATGCTTGGAGGAACTGCCTTAATAAAAGGGATAATGCAGATTTTTCGGCATAGCTTCCATGAATATATGCTTTGGGACTTTTCTATTTCGAGTATTGAGCTCTTGTTTACGCAAATAGTTGTCAATGCCGCTAAGATAGCGGGCCCAATACTTGGTGTGGCCGTCCTCGCCGCCTTGCTTTCGAATTTTGCCCAAGTGGGATTCATGTTCAATCCTGAATCAATCAAATTCAATCTGGGAAAATTGAATCCGATTCAGGGAGCGAAACAAATTTTTTCGATGAGGGCGATTGTCGATTTGTGCAAATCGATCCTGAAGATGGTTATCACTTCGGCAATTGTTTACATGATTGCCTGGCCTCAGAAAGAACAGCTTCTCGTACTTGGTGAAAAAAACCTCTGGGATGCGGCCGCATTTATTGGTGCGCTAACCTTAAAAATAGGGATGGGAATTGCTGTGGCCCTCGGAATTCTGGCTGCAGCTGATTATTTATATCAGAAATACGAGTTTGAGAAAAAGATTAAGATGTCCAAGCAGGATATTAAAGACGAATTTAAAAAGATGGAAGGCGATCCCTTTATTAAAGGGCAGAGAAGGGCCAAACAGCGGCAGATGTCAATGAACCGGATGATGCAGGAAATTCCGAAAGCGGATGTCCTGATCACCAATCCGACCCACTTTGCTATTGCGATTCGATATGACTTCTCAACGATGGAGGCCCCCGAAGTGATTGCAAAAGGGAAGGACCATATCGCTTTGAAGATTAAGGAAATTGCCAGGGAGCATAAAATCATGACTGTAGAGAACAAGCCTTTGGCAAGGGCGCTATACGCGTCGGTAGAAATCGGGGAAACAATACCTGAGGAATTGTTCAATGCAGTCGGTGAAATTTTGGCGTATGTGTATTTTCAGGAAGGCAGATATAAGGGGATTACGACATGA
- the fliH gene encoding flagellar assembly protein FliH, translating into MASYSKIFKASGLSLSDKIKVYQEPFTPLRPKVISRNEEPVAGNEMNIEQMLDEANAKASEILQAAEAHAHKVKAEAEQSIQQWWNENQAKLESMSAKAMQQGYEEGYTEGRQEAEERAQNDYREMLEEARTLLEDAYQQKEKIISEAEPFLLELSTVIASQIIKQELDASPEKFVGLIQEHIMRFKEKDYITVCVHPADFEFIQSQRSHLVSIVNGETEIKIVPDHSVTKKGCIIRTAYGSVDARIDTQIEEIKRVILDAKRGEPKDDIGD; encoded by the coding sequence ATGGCATCTTACTCTAAAATCTTTAAAGCCTCCGGGCTGTCCCTCAGCGATAAGATCAAAGTATACCAGGAGCCTTTTACTCCTCTAAGGCCGAAAGTAATAAGCCGTAATGAGGAACCAGTGGCAGGAAATGAGATGAACATCGAGCAGATGCTTGATGAAGCGAATGCGAAGGCGAGCGAAATTTTGCAGGCTGCCGAAGCTCATGCTCATAAGGTAAAAGCTGAAGCGGAGCAATCCATCCAGCAATGGTGGAACGAGAATCAAGCGAAGCTTGAGTCGATGTCGGCGAAAGCAATGCAGCAAGGGTATGAGGAAGGCTACACAGAAGGCAGGCAAGAAGCAGAGGAGAGGGCCCAGAACGATTATAGAGAAATGCTGGAAGAGGCTAGAACTTTACTGGAGGACGCTTACCAGCAAAAAGAAAAAATCATTTCAGAGGCGGAACCTTTCTTGCTTGAATTGAGCACAGTCATTGCTTCGCAAATTATTAAGCAGGAACTGGATGCATCTCCTGAAAAGTTTGTCGGATTGATTCAGGAACACATCATGCGCTTTAAAGAAAAAGACTATATTACCGTTTGTGTCCATCCGGCCGATTTTGAGTTCATCCAGTCCCAGCGTTCGCACCTTGTTTCAATCGTCAATGGTGAAACAGAAATAAAAATAGTGCCCGACCACTCTGTTACGAAGAAGGGGTGTATCATCCGGACGGCTTATGGCAGTGTGGATGCCCGGATAGATACTCAAATCGAAGAAATCAAAAGGGTCATTTTAGATGCGAAAAGAGGCGAGCCGAAAGATGATATTGGCGACTGA